One genomic region from Haloarcula taiwanensis encodes:
- a CDS encoding RNA-processing protein (similar to yeast Dim2p protein that is essential for 40S ribosomal subunit; structural studies show binding to 3' end of 16S rRNA in complex with archaeal IF2 alpha) has product MQHVKIPQDRIGVLIGEGGETMREIEERAEVRLDIDSEDGTVKVESVGDPVTALKGPDIVKAIGRGFAPDDALALLEDDMMMFELIDIEAASRNKNDFRRQKGRLIGEGGRTRELMQELSGAAVVIYGSTLGIIGGPEQVDAVREAAEMILDGAPHGSVYSFLERKHNEMKHKGLEYHQFTG; this is encoded by the coding sequence ATGCAACACGTGAAGATTCCGCAGGACCGTATCGGTGTGCTGATCGGCGAGGGAGGTGAGACCATGCGCGAAATCGAGGAGCGCGCAGAGGTCCGGCTGGATATCGATTCCGAGGACGGCACGGTGAAAGTCGAGTCAGTCGGCGACCCCGTGACGGCGCTGAAAGGCCCCGACATCGTGAAGGCCATCGGCCGCGGGTTCGCGCCCGACGACGCGCTGGCGCTGCTTGAGGACGACATGATGATGTTCGAACTCATCGATATCGAGGCCGCCTCCCGCAACAAGAACGACTTCCGCCGCCAGAAGGGCCGTCTCATCGGCGAGGGCGGCCGGACTCGGGAACTCATGCAGGAACTCTCCGGCGCGGCCGTCGTCATCTACGGCTCGACGCTTGGCATCATCGGCGGCCCCGAACAGGTCGACGCCGTGCGAGAAGCCGCCGAAATGATTCTCGACGGCGCGCCCCACGGCTCCGTCTACTCGTTCCTCGAACGCAAACACAACGAGATGAAGCACAAGGGCCTCGAATACCACCAGTTCACCGGGTAA
- a CDS encoding acyl-CoA thioesterase yields MPTIAETHIVNRERVQPTHANNYQSAHGGIVMKWMDEIGAMSAMRAARETCVTAQMSRVDFERPIPIGDTALIESYAYATGRTSVRVRIEVAREEPHTGETEETTSAYATFVAVDDGEPTPVPELTAESEECRELRDRALAEEPERD; encoded by the coding sequence ATGCCGACCATCGCCGAGACGCACATCGTCAACCGCGAGCGCGTCCAGCCGACTCACGCGAACAACTACCAGAGCGCCCACGGCGGCATCGTCATGAAGTGGATGGACGAAATCGGCGCGATGTCGGCTATGCGGGCCGCCAGAGAGACCTGCGTGACCGCACAGATGTCTCGCGTCGACTTCGAGCGCCCGATACCCATCGGTGACACCGCACTCATCGAGTCATACGCCTACGCTACTGGCCGAACTAGCGTCCGGGTCCGCATCGAGGTTGCCCGCGAGGAGCCACACACGGGCGAAACAGAAGAGACGACCAGCGCGTACGCCACCTTCGTCGCCGTCGACGACGGGGAACCGACGCCCGTCCCCGAACTGACCGCCGAAAGCGAGGAGTGCCGTGAACTGCGGGACAGAGCGCTGGCCGAGGAACCCGAGCGAGACTGA
- a CDS encoding enoyl-CoA hydratase has product MVQTTSSDGIRTLTLDRPDQRNALTSAALRDLEAAIEAATESVLYLHGAGEAFCAGADLTEVKALDSESAETFAALGQRVAHALESYDGAVVAGIDGAARGGGVELALACDIRVATPDATLAETGVKLGLFGAWGGTARLPEVVGTGDALDIALSGRTLDAKTALRMGLVSRLTTEPRAVAEELAGVDGDALRVLKTRIRDDADKETQERREQQAFADLNAKTE; this is encoded by the coding sequence ATGGTACAGACCACGAGCAGCGATGGTATCCGGACCCTGACGCTCGACCGGCCCGACCAGCGCAACGCGCTCACCAGCGCGGCGCTGCGTGACCTCGAAGCAGCAATCGAAGCAGCGACCGAGTCGGTGCTGTATCTCCACGGCGCTGGCGAGGCGTTCTGTGCCGGCGCGGACCTTACCGAAGTCAAGGCCCTCGATTCGGAGAGCGCCGAGACGTTCGCGGCGCTGGGCCAGCGGGTCGCTCACGCACTGGAATCCTACGACGGGGCCGTTGTTGCTGGTATCGACGGCGCGGCGCGGGGCGGCGGCGTCGAACTGGCGCTGGCCTGCGATATCCGTGTAGCGACACCCGATGCGACCCTGGCCGAAACCGGTGTCAAACTCGGGCTGTTCGGCGCGTGGGGGGGGACGGCACGGCTCCCCGAGGTCGTCGGGACAGGCGACGCCTTAGACATCGCACTTTCCGGCCGAACGCTCGACGCAAAGACGGCGCTGCGGATGGGGCTGGTTTCGCGGCTCACTACGGAGCCACGGGCCGTCGCTGAGGAGTTGGCGGGCGTCGACGGGGACGCGCTTCGAGTGCTGAAAACACGGATCCGAGACGACGCGGACAAGGAGACACAGGAGCGGCGCGAGCAGCAGGCCTTCGCCGATCTCAACGCAAAGACCGAGTAG
- a CDS encoding NAD(+) synthetase produces MATAESIVRADEPLDLSFSDAELEAHRDHITSFITDQVDAAGVDTVVMGLSGGIDSTLVSHLAVEALGRDAVHGLVMPSEANRADNMSDAERVANDLLGIEYDVIEINPLVDAFLDAYPDAEGDQLAVGNLRVRCRAVLNYLAGNHEQALVLGTGNRSEALVGYYTKYGDGAVDCHPIAPLYKQQVRQLAKHVGVPDDLAEKTASAEMWAGQTDADEMGMDYDTLDSILALHVDGGVPAAATADHVGVPTDAVETVREMHESSAHKRAMPPGPDPLY; encoded by the coding sequence ATGGCAACGGCCGAATCCATTGTCCGTGCCGATGAGCCGCTGGACCTGTCGTTTTCCGACGCCGAGCTGGAGGCGCACCGCGACCACATCACCTCGTTCATCACGGACCAGGTCGACGCCGCCGGCGTCGACACCGTCGTGATGGGGCTGTCGGGGGGCATCGACAGCACGCTCGTCTCCCATCTGGCCGTCGAGGCGCTCGGCCGCGACGCCGTCCACGGGCTCGTGATGCCCAGCGAGGCCAACCGCGCGGACAACATGAGCGACGCCGAGCGGGTCGCAAACGACCTGCTCGGCATCGAGTACGACGTCATCGAAATCAACCCGCTGGTCGACGCGTTCCTCGACGCCTATCCAGACGCTGAGGGCGACCAGCTTGCCGTCGGCAATCTCCGGGTTCGCTGTCGAGCGGTGCTGAACTATCTCGCCGGCAACCACGAACAGGCGCTGGTACTGGGGACTGGAAACCGGAGCGAGGCATTGGTCGGCTACTACACGAAATACGGCGACGGTGCGGTCGACTGCCACCCTATCGCGCCCTTGTACAAACAACAGGTCCGACAGCTGGCGAAACACGTCGGCGTCCCCGACGACCTCGCCGAAAAGACCGCGAGCGCCGAGATGTGGGCCGGGCAAACTGACGCCGACGAGATGGGGATGGACTACGACACGCTCGACTCCATCCTCGCCCTGCACGTCGACGGCGGCGTCCCGGCGGCCGCGACGGCCGACCACGTCGGCGTCCCGACGGACGCCGTCGAGACGGTCCGCGAGATGCACGAGTCGAGCGCCCACAAGCGAGCGATGCCGCCGGGTCCGGACCCGCTGTACTGA